A genomic stretch from Engraulis encrasicolus isolate BLACKSEA-1 chromosome 12, IST_EnEncr_1.0, whole genome shotgun sequence includes:
- the LOC134459458 gene encoding transmembrane protein 169-like translates to MEQEQEESAPVGNHAAMAPQTRSSSTEEECGTATRRKRKKKKDQMESIIVYRSDAGEQDADVVEGVSGEGGSGTGDIAEEETSWSTPPGPDSRYVTLTGTITRGKRKGQMVDIHVSLTDKELREMARSKERLDAECEEDAAAAGGALAARRRACTVGPTQGPHVVLWSLSCLPVVFVLSFITSFYYGTLTWYNVFLVYNEERTFLHKVTLCPVLILTYPFLIVALSLCMGVYAAVTQLSWAFAEWWLAVRDLEKGFCGWACGKLGLEDCAPYSVVELLDSDTLSGTLQMKRLDDGDQVSSV, encoded by the exons ATGGAGCAGGAGCAAGAGGAAAGTGCCCCGGTGGGAAACCATGCTGCCATGGCACCCCAGACGAGGTCGTCGTCGACAGAAGAGGAATGTGGCACGGCGAcacggaggaagagaaagaagaagaaggaccaAATGGAGTCCATCATCGTGTACCGCTCGGACGCAGGGGAGCAGGACGCGGATGTAGTGGAGGGGGTCTCTGGCGAGGGGGGCAGTGGTACCGGCGACATTGCTGAGGAAG AGACGTCGTGGAGCACGCCCCCGGGCCCGGACAGCCGCTACGTGACCCTGACGGGCACCATCACGCGGGGCAAGCGCAAGGGCCAGATGGTGGACATCCACGTCAGCCTCACGGACAAGGAGCTGCGGGAGATGGCGCGCTCTAAGGAGCGGCTGGACGCTGAGTGTGAGGAGGACGCGGCGGCTGCAGGCGGAGCCCTGGCTGCCAGGAGGAGGGCCTGCACCGTAGGCCCCACACAGGGCCCTCACGTGGTGCTCTGGagcctctcctgtctccctgtgGTCTTCGTCCTCTCCTTCATCACCTCGTTTTACTACGGCACGCTCACCTG GTACAACGTCTTCCTGGTGTACAACGAGGAACGGACGTTCCTGCACAAGGTGACGCTGTGCCCCGTGCTGATCCTCACCTACCCGTTCCTCATCGTGGCGCTGTCGCTGTGCATGGGCGTGTACGCCGCCGTGACGCAGCTGTCCTGGGCGTTCGCCGAGTGGTGGCTGGCCGTGCGCGACCTGGAGAAGGGCTTCTGCGGCTGGGCGTGCGGCAAGCTGGGCCTGGAGGACTGCGCCCCCTACAGCGTGGTGGAGCTGCTGGACTCGGACACGCTGTCGGGAACGCTGCAGATGAAGAGGCTGGACGACGGAGACCAAGTGTCCTCGGTCTGA
- the pecr gene encoding peroxisomal trans-2-enoyl-CoA reductase, producing MAASSVFKAGLFNHKVAIVTGGGTGIGKAIASELLGLGCNVVISSRKLERLQVTANDLSHKIPSSNPAKVTPIQCNIRNEEEVKNLMASTLKLHGKIDFLVNNGGGQFTSPVANMTSKGWKAVIDTNLTGTFLCSKEVYDAWMKDHGGVIVNIIADMWKGFPGMAHTGAARAAVDNLTKSLAIEWASNGIRVNSVAPGTIISKTAMENYKDLGPGIFKRAGRFSPAKRLGVPEEISPAVCFLLSPAASFISGETLKVDAGQSLYHSMWEIPDHSSWPEAPEGENTDTLREIMGPKSKL from the exons ATGGCGGCCTCCAGTGTTTTCAAAGCTGGACTTTTTAATCACAAAGTTGCTATTGTAACGGGTGGTGGAACAGGTATTGGAAAAGCAATAGCGTCCGAGCTGCTGGGTTTAG GTTGCAATGTTGTCATATCCTCACGTAAACTTGAGCGGCTGCAAGTGACCGCAAATGACCTGTCGCACAAGATCCCCTCATCTAACCCAGCAAAAGTAACGCCGATACAATGCAATATCCGAAACGAGGAAGAG GTAAAAAACCTAATGGCTTCAACTCTGAAGCTTCATGGGAAAATTGATTTCTTGGTTAATAATGGAGGTGGGCAGTTTACGAGTCCTGTTGCCAATATGACTTCAAAAGGCTGGAAGGCAGTGATTGACACCAATCTCACCGGGACATTCCTTTGCTCTAAAGAAG TGTATGACGCATGGATGAAGGACCATGGAggtgtcattgtcaacattatTGCAGACATGTGGAAGGGCTTTCCTGGCATGGC GCACACAGGAGCAGCTAGAGCAGCTGTTGACAACCTGACTAAGAGTCTGGCTATAGAGTGGGCCTCCAATGGAATTAGGGTCAACTCTGTTGCTCCG GGCACCATCATTTCAAAAACAGCAATGGAAAACTATAAAGACCTTGGCCCAGGAATCTTCAAAAGAGCCGGACGCTTCAGTCCGGCGAAAAGATTGGGAGTACCAGAGGAG ATTTCCCCAGCAGTGTGTTTCCTCCTGTCCCCGGCTGCCTCCTTCATCTCTGGGGAGACCCTTAAAGTCGATGCTGGCCAAAGCCTCTACCACTCCATGTGGGAAATCCCAG acCACAGTTCCTGGCCAGAGGCCCCAGAAGGCGAAAACACAGACACCCTGAGAGAGATTATGGGCCCCAAATCCAAACTGTAA
- the rpl37a gene encoding large ribosomal subunit protein eL43 isoform X1, translating into MAKRTKKVGIVGKYGTRYGASLRKMVKKIEISQHSKYTCSFCGKTKMKRRAVGIWHCGSCMKTVAGGAWTYNTTSAVTVKSAIKRLKELKDQ; encoded by the exons ATG GCCAAGCGCACCAAGAAGGTGGGGATTGTGGGGAAGTACGGCACCCGTTACGGGGCCTCCCTCAGGAAGATGGTGAAGAAAATCGAAATCAGCCAGCACTCTAAGTACACCTGCTCTTTCTGCGGAAAG ACCAAGATGAAGAGGAGGGCTGTGGGCATCTGGCACTGTGGTTCCTGCATGAAGACTGTCGCTGGTGGCGCCTGGACATACAA caCAACGTCTGCAGTCACAGTGAAGTCTGCCATCAAGAGACTGAAGGAGTTGAAGGACCAGTAA